The genome window CGTAGGCAACCCCTTTTTTGAAACCGGCAAAGTCAAGGTCCTTACCTCGAGATGCTACGTAGCCCATGAATCCCCCGGCAAAAGTATCTCCCGCTCCCGTCGGGTCAAGCACTTGCTCAAGCATGTAACTGGGGGCGAAAAACAGGTCCTCTCGAGAAAAAAGCAAGGCCCCGTACTCTCCTCTTTTCACAATCAGAAATTCCGGTCCCATGTCCATTATCTTTCTCGCCGCTCTGACCATTAATGGTTCTTCGGATAGCTGTCTTGCTTCAGAATCGTTTATTATGAGAATGTTGACTCTGCCGAGGAGTGTCTTCAGTTCCTGCAGTTTGTTGTCTATCCAGAAGTTCATGGTGTCGCAGGCCACAATTCGGGGTGAGCTTACCTGCTCAAGGACCTTCAACTGGATCTCAGGATCCGTGTTGGCCAAGAAAAGATAGTCGGCATTTCTGGATTTCTCGGGAACCACGGGGTCAAGTGATCCCAGAACACCAAGGGTGACGGAGACAGTTTCCGGATCTTTCATATCATAGTCGTATCTTCCTTCCCATCTGAAGGTTTCTCCGTCACTGCTGACCGTTACTCCCTCCGTATCAATGCCCCTTGAGCGAAGCAGCTCGGAATGAGCCTGGGGAAAATCCTCTCCAACGGAGGAAACCATATGAACATCCGTAAAATTACGGGCCGCCAGAGAGAAATAACAGGCAGACCCGCCGAGAACGTTTTCTTCTCTTCCAAAAGGTGTTTCTATGGTGTCAATTCCTACTGACCCTACAACGACGATGCTCATTGAGACCTCTACATGTATTTTTTCACGATAAGTTCAAATCTGTGGGAATTATATACTTGACTAACCATCTGGCTGTCTCGCATCAATTTCACGGGTCGTCGGAGTCTGTTTACTACCAGAACACTCCTCGCCGTGCAGTTGCGCCATTCCCAGACGCCTTATGTTAATCGTAGCGTTCGTGTCCGCATTGGACATAAACCCGCAACTCACACACAGGAACCGCTGTTGAGTTTTGCGGTTCTCTCTATCCACGTGCCCACAATGCGAACACGTCTGACTTGTATATGCGGGATTTACTTCTATCAGTCTCCCGCATTTGTACTCCAAGTTTCTTCTTACCTCTCCCAAGGCGGTATCCAGCATTGCCCTGTTAAGCCCCGCCTTCTGCCTTACGTTCTTCCCCGGGTTCTCTATCGTGCCTTTTGCCGAGGCTGTCATGTTATTTACCTTCAGGTTTTCCACGACTACCGTCCCGGATTTTCCGGCAATCTTCTGGGTAGTGTGATGAACCCAGTTCTTGCGGACGTTGGCGATATTTCTGCTTACCTTCGCAAGTTTCTTCTTCGTGTCCCTACGCCTGCCAGAACCCTTGAGCTGTCTCGCCATTCTTCGCTGATACCGCTTCCGCCTTGCTTCCTTCTTCTTCAGGTCGGGTAGGAAGTAGAAATCCCCGTCAGAAGTGGCGATTTGCCGGACATTCATGTCAACGCCCAGAACCTCGCCATCATCAGGTCTCCGCTCCACCTCTACCTCATAGGAAACAAACGCTCTCCACCTGTGTCCGTCATGGCGAAGTCTAATCTGCTTCGGTATGCCCTCATAAGGAAAACCTCCCTCTCGGGTCAGAGTTACCCAGCCAACTCCCTGAATACGCAGCAGACTGTACTTCCTGCTGCGTTTCTCTATCCTGAACTGCCCCGTGCTGGGGAGCGTGAAGCCTGGAGCATGACGATTTTTGCTGTGAGGCTTGGGAAAGCCTTTCCTGCCCGCCATTGCTTCTCCAAGTGCGTCAGCGAAATACTTGAGCGTATGTTTTACAGGGTTGGCGGGAAGTTCCCCCAGCCACTCCGTCTCATGCCTTAGCTTGGTGAACTCCACCCCGAGACTGAAATAACTGGTCTGCGGTCTCTCACCCTTGCCGTTCTTAAACGCCTGATAGTCGGCAAGGTTCCTCTCCCTGAAATGATTCCACACGTACCGGCAAGCCCC of Candidatus Dadabacteria bacterium contains these proteins:
- a CDS encoding sugar kinase — encoded protein: MSIVVVGSVGIDTIETPFGREENVLGGSACYFSLAARNFTDVHMVSSVGEDFPQAHSELLRSRGIDTEGVTVSSDGETFRWEGRYDYDMKDPETVSVTLGVLGSLDPVVPEKSRNADYLFLANTDPEIQLKVLEQVSSPRIVACDTMNFWIDNKLQELKTLLGRVNILIINDSEARQLSEEPLMVRAARKIMDMGPEFLIVKRGEYGALLFSREDLFFAPSYMLEQVLDPTGAGDTFAGGFMGYVASRGKDLDFAGFKKGVAYGSVLASFTVEDFSVRRLGSLRKEEIEQRYAEFLRLSTM
- a CDS encoding transposase; the protein is MTKEIRTVEFVVLPTTRAKARKMFQIAGACRYVWNHFRERNLADYQAFKNGKGERPQTSYFSLGVEFTKLRHETEWLGELPANPVKHTLKYFADALGEAMAGRKGFPKPHSKNRHAPGFTLPSTGQFRIEKRSRKYSLLRIQGVGWVTLTREGGFPYEGIPKQIRLRHDGHRWRAFVSYEVEVERRPDDGEVLGVDMNVRQIATSDGDFYFLPDLKKKEARRKRYQRRMARQLKGSGRRRDTKKKLAKVSRNIANVRKNWVHHTTQKIAGKSGTVVVENLKVNNMTASAKGTIENPGKNVRQKAGLNRAMLDTALGEVRRNLEYKCGRLIEVNPAYTSQTCSHCGHVDRENRKTQQRFLCVSCGFMSNADTNATINIRRLGMAQLHGEECSGSKQTPTTREIDARQPDG